One window of Burkholderia thailandensis E264 genomic DNA carries:
- a CDS encoding LysR substrate-binding domain-containing protein — translation MHINRCADDDAEPDLTPDLRQWRYFVAVADERHFGRAAERLSMTQPPLSQAIRALEDALGVALFARTKRSVELTAVGAALLPDVRRLIAAADALPPLAQSLARGEAGSLALAFVSTADYGLLPQLLREFGARYPHVRLQLTEATSDVQIEELVAGRIDAGLVIPPVPPRHAASLSYLPVLREPLVVAMPADAAEAAGDAPVRIADIASLPLVIFPRRLAPGFYDIITGCYGAAGVAPRIGQEAIQMQTIVSLVSAGMGVALVPQSLRNLRRTGVVYRALADPAPVVETGLVWRTDDVSPVLAGFIDVVRGAARPAPSSRPDSTPGAGGRAATRP, via the coding sequence ATGCATATTAATCGGTGTGCCGACGACGATGCGGAGCCTGATTTGACCCCCGATCTGCGCCAATGGCGCTATTTCGTCGCCGTCGCCGACGAGCGACACTTCGGCCGCGCCGCCGAGCGGCTTTCGATGACGCAGCCGCCGCTGTCGCAGGCGATCCGCGCGCTCGAGGACGCGCTCGGCGTCGCGCTGTTCGCGCGCACCAAGCGCTCGGTCGAGCTGACCGCGGTCGGCGCGGCGCTGCTGCCCGACGTGCGGCGGCTGATCGCCGCGGCCGACGCGCTGCCGCCGCTCGCGCAGAGCCTCGCGCGCGGCGAGGCGGGATCGCTCGCGCTCGCGTTCGTATCGACGGCCGATTACGGGCTGCTGCCGCAACTGTTGCGCGAGTTCGGCGCGCGCTATCCGCACGTGCGGCTGCAACTGACCGAGGCGACGAGCGACGTGCAGATCGAGGAGCTCGTCGCGGGCCGCATCGACGCGGGGCTCGTGATTCCGCCCGTGCCGCCGCGGCATGCGGCGTCGCTGTCGTATCTGCCGGTGCTGCGCGAGCCGCTCGTCGTCGCGATGCCGGCCGACGCCGCGGAGGCGGCGGGGGACGCGCCGGTGCGCATCGCCGACATCGCGTCGCTGCCGCTCGTCATCTTTCCGCGTCGTTTGGCGCCCGGCTTTTATGACATCATTACGGGCTGCTACGGCGCGGCGGGCGTCGCGCCGCGCATCGGCCAGGAGGCGATCCAGATGCAGACGATCGTCAGCCTCGTGTCCGCGGGCATGGGTGTCGCGCTCGTGCCGCAATCGCTGCGTAACCTGCGGCGCACGGGCGTCGTCTACCGCGCGCTCGCCGATCCGGCGCCCGTCGTCGAAACGGGCCTCGTGTGGCGCACGGACGACGTGAGTCCGGTGCTCGCGGGCTTCATCGACGTCGTGCGCGGCGCGGCGCGGCCCGCGCCGTCCTCGCGGCCGGATTCGACGCCGGGCGCGGGCGGGCGTGCGGCGACGCGGCCGTGA
- the lgt gene encoding prolipoprotein diacylglyceryl transferase, with protein MIIHPNFDPVAIHLGPLAVRWYGLMYLVGFILAIVVGRLRLKLPHVAAQGWSAKDIDDMMFYGVLGVVLGGRLGYVLFYKADYYFSHPLDIFRVWEGGMSFHGGFLGVTLAMALFAWQRKRHWLEVTDFVAPMVPTGLAAGRLGNFINGELWGRVTSPDAPWAMLFPGASRDDAAWLAAHQDIAAKWNLNEVFLAHQMLPRHPSQLYEIALEGIALFFVLWFFSRKPRPMGAISALFLIGYGAARFTVEFAREPDDFLGLLTFGLSMGQWLSLPMIVAGVLMMIWAYRRGGAAKAA; from the coding sequence ATGATCATTCATCCGAATTTCGATCCCGTCGCGATCCACCTCGGCCCGCTCGCGGTGCGCTGGTACGGGCTCATGTATCTCGTCGGCTTCATCCTCGCGATCGTCGTCGGGCGGCTGCGCCTCAAGCTGCCGCACGTCGCTGCGCAAGGCTGGAGCGCGAAGGACATCGACGACATGATGTTCTACGGCGTGCTCGGCGTCGTGCTGGGCGGCCGGCTCGGCTATGTGTTGTTTTACAAGGCGGACTACTACTTCTCGCACCCGCTCGACATCTTCCGCGTGTGGGAGGGCGGAATGTCGTTCCACGGCGGCTTTCTCGGCGTCACGCTGGCGATGGCGCTGTTCGCTTGGCAGCGCAAGCGACACTGGCTCGAAGTGACCGATTTCGTCGCGCCGATGGTGCCGACGGGGCTCGCGGCCGGGCGGCTCGGCAACTTCATCAACGGCGAGCTGTGGGGCCGCGTGACGAGCCCCGATGCGCCGTGGGCGATGCTGTTCCCGGGTGCGTCGCGCGACGACGCCGCGTGGCTCGCCGCACACCAGGACATTGCCGCGAAGTGGAATCTGAACGAGGTGTTCCTCGCGCACCAGATGCTGCCGCGGCATCCGTCGCAGCTGTACGAAATCGCGCTCGAAGGCATCGCGCTCTTCTTCGTGCTGTGGTTCTTCTCGCGCAAGCCGCGGCCGATGGGCGCGATCTCGGCGCTCTTCCTGATCGGCTACGGCGCCGCGCGCTTCACGGTGGAGTTCGCGCGCGAGCCGGACGACTTCCTGGGCCTGCTGACGTTCGGCCTGTCGATGGGGCAGTGGCTGTCGCTGCCGATGATCGTCGCGGGCGTGCTGATGATGATCTGGGCGTATCGGCGCGGCGGCGCCGCGAAGGCGGCCTGA
- a CDS encoding SIMPL domain-containing protein (The SIMPL domain is named for its presence in mouse protein SIMPL (signalling molecule that associates with mouse pelle-like kinase). Bacterial member BP26, from Brucella, was shown to assemble into a channel-like structure, while YggE from E. coli has been associated with resistance to oxidative stress.), translated as MTKKSALAVAATLAAALPIALALAPSAAHAQSMGQIQPPAGVLSLSAQASTDVPQDVVDITLFYEQQAKDPGTLTAELNRRADAALSQARGVTGVTARTGEFSVSPSVDRDGKISAWRGRTEVVIESHDFAAASKLAGQLSPAMQVGNVAFSLSPEAQRAAEQKLTTEAIKAFRARAEEATRAFGYNNYSIREVNVGSGRSVQPYPRMFAMAAPAMDSTKMNAPIAVEGGKTTVTVNVNGSVQMK; from the coding sequence ATGACGAAAAAATCCGCTCTAGCCGTTGCCGCCACGCTCGCGGCGGCGCTGCCGATCGCTCTCGCGCTCGCCCCGTCCGCCGCGCATGCGCAAAGCATGGGGCAGATACAGCCGCCCGCGGGCGTGCTGTCGCTGTCCGCGCAGGCAAGCACCGACGTCCCGCAGGACGTCGTCGACATCACGCTGTTCTACGAACAACAGGCGAAGGACCCGGGCACGCTCACCGCCGAGCTGAACAGACGCGCGGATGCGGCGCTCTCGCAGGCGCGCGGCGTCACGGGCGTCACGGCCCGCACGGGCGAATTCTCGGTGTCGCCGAGCGTCGACCGCGACGGCAAGATTTCCGCCTGGCGCGGCCGCACCGAGGTCGTGATCGAGTCGCACGACTTCGCTGCCGCGTCGAAGCTTGCCGGCCAGCTAAGCCCGGCGATGCAGGTGGGCAACGTCGCGTTCTCGCTGTCGCCCGAAGCGCAGCGCGCAGCCGAGCAGAAGCTCACCACCGAAGCGATCAAGGCGTTCCGCGCGCGCGCCGAGGAAGCGACGCGCGCGTTCGGCTACAACAACTATTCGATCCGTGAAGTCAACGTCGGCAGCGGCCGCAGCGTGCAGCCGTATCCGCGAATGTTCGCGATGGCCGCGCCCGCGATGGACAGCACGAAGATGAACGCGCCGATCGCCGTAGAAGGCGGCAAGACGACGGTGACCGTCAACGTGAACGGTTCGGTGCAGATGAAGTGA
- a CDS encoding EVE domain-containing protein gives MRYWLMKSEPDEASIDDLAAAPDQTLPWTGVRNYQARNFMRDTMQIGDGVLFYHSSCPEPGIAGLAQVSSTPYPDPTQFDPQSPYHDPKSTRESPRWVLVDVRFVRKSPLVPLAALREHDALADMRVLAKGNRLSITPVTPDEWRFITQRLMK, from the coding sequence ATGCGCTACTGGCTGATGAAATCCGAACCGGACGAGGCGAGCATCGACGACCTCGCTGCCGCCCCCGACCAGACCTTGCCGTGGACCGGCGTGCGCAACTATCAGGCGCGCAACTTCATGCGCGACACGATGCAGATCGGCGACGGCGTGCTGTTCTATCATTCGAGCTGCCCCGAGCCCGGTATCGCGGGGCTCGCGCAAGTCTCGTCGACGCCCTACCCCGATCCGACGCAATTCGATCCGCAAAGTCCGTACCACGATCCGAAGTCGACGCGGGAATCGCCGCGCTGGGTGCTCGTCGACGTGCGCTTCGTCAGGAAATCGCCGCTCGTTCCCCTCGCCGCGTTGCGCGAGCACGATGCGCTCGCGGACATGCGCGTGCTCGCGAAGGGCAACCGGCTGTCGATCACGCCCGTCACGCCGGACGAGTGGCGCTTCATCACGCAGCGCCTGATGAAATGA
- a CDS encoding cell division protein ZapA: protein MSTKQIEVSILGQSYRLACSAETEAALLEAVARVDAEMSKIRANSSVRGTDRIAVMAALSLASELLRLQQSVRHGEAFPAEEIRRTMRQMNEQLGAVLAQHEVQ, encoded by the coding sequence ATGAGCACGAAGCAGATCGAAGTATCGATTCTCGGCCAGTCGTACCGTCTCGCCTGCTCGGCCGAAACCGAGGCGGCGCTTCTCGAAGCGGTCGCGCGCGTCGACGCGGAAATGTCGAAGATCCGTGCGAACAGCTCGGTGCGCGGCACGGATCGCATCGCGGTGATGGCCGCGCTGTCGCTCGCGTCGGAGTTGCTCAGGCTGCAACAGAGCGTGCGTCACGGCGAGGCGTTCCCTGCGGAAGAAATCCGGCGTACAATGCGCCAAATGAATGAACAACTCGGTGCGGTGCTCGCACAGCACGAGGTGCAGTAA
- a CDS encoding TonB-dependent receptor plug domain-containing protein, translating to MRTPLVRAALAALSGLPCIALARGDAAASPPPSAYPAAYASAASPSAAAAPAADAAMSTTPAASANAASFAFAASGASEALSASPARSRPASVEPLAPIVVTAQRGQQKLADAIPQTTLFDAQDIADSGATDLPGLLALAPGAQIVRNGGPGASASLFLRGAQSTQSLVLIDGVRIDSASLGRAQIDQLPLDQIERVEVVNGNVSSLYGSGAIGGVVQVFTKNGGNHPPRFDFSVGYGSYHTQTQSAGASGRLDEDGKTTFSVSLARLKTDGFSALDPARKPQANPNANGFLSESASASLRHRFSDKWDAGVTYFQANGRNSYDDAYGSPTDLNDLYSRVQQLSAFANGKLADWWTTRVNVSSGKDRSQSALNGAYTDHFNSGNRQYTWQNDFTVARGHKIQAGYERLDQSFESNRYSAPDRHVNSGWLGYTGRLGDSQFQANVRRDQYSDFGGANSYFLGYGFDVTERWKVSASYSSAFRAPSFNDLYYPNAGNLAIKPERSHSVEAAVQYASDAVGVVRVTAFQTRYTNLIDYRPGASGPYYVAQNVGRAKVQGVEGSWQGHVGKTDVRVAATLQNPIDETAGQDLNRRARRFASISAHRSLGGWRVGGEWLVSGPRDDFGDHLGGYGVVNLSARYDITKSWYVSARIDNLFDKDYELAYAYNTPRRGAYVTLGWQQR from the coding sequence ATGCGAACCCCACTCGTGCGCGCAGCGCTCGCCGCTCTGTCCGGGCTGCCATGCATCGCGCTCGCGCGAGGCGACGCCGCGGCGTCGCCGCCCCCATCCGCTTACCCCGCCGCTTACGCGTCGGCTGCGTCGCCGTCCGCCGCCGCGGCGCCTGCGGCGGATGCCGCGATGTCGACGACGCCCGCCGCTTCGGCGAATGCCGCATCGTTCGCGTTCGCGGCCTCCGGCGCATCGGAAGCGCTCTCGGCATCGCCGGCGCGCTCGCGCCCGGCATCGGTCGAGCCGCTCGCGCCGATCGTCGTTACCGCGCAGCGCGGGCAGCAGAAGCTCGCCGATGCGATTCCGCAGACGACGCTCTTCGATGCGCAGGACATCGCCGACAGCGGCGCGACCGATCTGCCCGGCCTGCTCGCGCTCGCGCCGGGCGCGCAGATCGTGCGCAACGGCGGGCCGGGCGCGAGCGCGAGCCTGTTCCTGCGCGGCGCGCAGTCGACGCAATCGCTCGTGCTGATCGACGGCGTGCGCATCGATTCGGCGAGCCTCGGCCGGGCGCAGATCGACCAGTTGCCGCTCGATCAGATCGAGCGCGTCGAAGTGGTGAACGGCAACGTGTCTTCGCTGTACGGGTCGGGTGCGATCGGCGGCGTCGTGCAGGTGTTCACGAAGAACGGCGGCAATCATCCGCCGCGCTTCGATTTCTCCGTGGGCTACGGCAGCTATCACACGCAGACGCAAAGCGCGGGCGCGTCGGGCCGACTCGACGAGGACGGCAAGACGACGTTCAGCGTGTCGCTCGCGCGGCTGAAGACCGACGGTTTCTCCGCGCTCGATCCCGCGCGCAAGCCGCAGGCGAATCCGAACGCGAACGGTTTTCTGAGCGAGAGCGCGTCCGCGTCGCTGCGGCACCGGTTCAGCGACAAGTGGGATGCGGGCGTCACGTACTTCCAGGCGAACGGCCGCAACAGCTACGACGACGCGTACGGCTCGCCGACCGATCTGAACGACCTGTACAGCCGCGTTCAGCAACTGTCCGCGTTCGCGAACGGCAAGCTCGCCGATTGGTGGACGACGCGCGTGAACGTGTCGAGCGGCAAGGACCGCAGCCAGTCGGCGCTGAACGGCGCATACACCGACCACTTCAATTCCGGCAACCGTCAGTACACGTGGCAGAACGATTTCACGGTCGCGCGCGGGCACAAGATCCAGGCGGGGTACGAGCGGCTCGACCAGTCGTTCGAATCGAACAGGTATTCGGCGCCCGACCGCCATGTGAATTCCGGCTGGCTCGGCTATACCGGACGCCTCGGCGACAGCCAGTTCCAGGCGAACGTGCGCCGTGACCAGTACTCCGATTTCGGCGGCGCGAACAGCTACTTTCTCGGCTACGGGTTCGACGTCACCGAGCGCTGGAAGGTGTCGGCGAGCTATTCGAGCGCGTTTCGCGCGCCGAGCTTCAACGATCTGTACTATCCGAACGCGGGCAACCTGGCGATCAAGCCGGAGCGCAGCCATTCGGTCGAGGCGGCCGTGCAGTATGCGTCGGATGCGGTGGGCGTCGTGCGCGTCACCGCGTTTCAGACGCGCTACACGAACCTGATCGACTATCGTCCCGGCGCGAGCGGCCCATACTATGTCGCGCAGAACGTCGGCCGCGCGAAGGTGCAGGGCGTCGAGGGATCGTGGCAGGGGCATGTCGGCAAGACCGATGTGCGCGTGGCCGCGACGCTGCAGAACCCGATCGACGAAACCGCCGGCCAGGATCTGAACCGACGCGCGCGGCGCTTCGCGTCGATCTCGGCGCACCGCTCGCTCGGCGGCTGGCGCGTCGGCGGCGAATGGCTCGTGAGCGGGCCGCGCGACGATTTCGGCGATCATCTCGGCGGATACGGCGTCGTCAATCTGTCCGCGCGCTACGACATCACGAAGTCGTGGTACGTGAGCGCGCGCATCGACAATCTGTTCGACAAGGACTACGAGCTTGCCTATGCATACAACACGCCGCGCCGCGGCGCCTACGTCACGCTCGGCTGGCAGCAGCGCTGA
- a CDS encoding FecCD family ABC transporter permease gives MHAARAAAIWAALALVACAVLVASLTLGSVPMTPADALAALVRRAGADPLAADIVRTLRLPRALAGFGCGALLALAGALLQVLLRNPLAEPYVLGVSGGAAAFALVAMIAGGAWWIVDFASFAGALASIAFVLGLARRELWRGEPRDASPRLLLTGVVISAGWFALITLMLAIAPDERLRGILFWLSGDLSAAASPWFALAALAAAACVALPVAPQLNVLLRGEAAAAALGVPVARLRLRVYLIASLAAAAAVTTAGTIGFVGLVVPHALRLAFGNDQRMLLPAAMLAGGAGVMAADLFARTAIAPAQLPVGVMTALIGVPLFLWMLLRRTAR, from the coding sequence ATGCATGCGGCGCGGGCGGCCGCGATCTGGGCCGCGCTCGCGCTCGTCGCGTGCGCGGTACTGGTTGCGTCGCTCACGCTCGGCAGCGTGCCGATGACGCCCGCCGACGCGCTCGCGGCGCTCGTCCGCCGCGCGGGCGCCGATCCGCTCGCGGCCGACATCGTCCGCACGCTCAGGCTGCCGCGCGCACTCGCGGGCTTCGGTTGCGGCGCGCTCCTCGCGCTCGCCGGCGCGCTGCTTCAGGTGCTGCTGCGCAATCCGCTCGCCGAGCCGTACGTGCTCGGCGTGTCGGGCGGCGCGGCCGCGTTCGCGCTCGTCGCGATGATCGCGGGCGGCGCGTGGTGGATCGTCGATTTCGCGTCGTTCGCGGGCGCGCTCGCATCGATCGCGTTCGTGCTCGGGCTCGCGCGACGCGAGCTGTGGCGCGGCGAGCCGCGCGATGCGTCGCCGCGCCTGTTGCTCACGGGCGTCGTGATCTCGGCCGGCTGGTTCGCGCTCATCACGCTGATGCTTGCGATCGCGCCCGACGAGCGCTTGCGCGGCATCCTGTTCTGGCTGTCGGGGGACTTGAGTGCCGCGGCGTCGCCGTGGTTCGCGCTGGCGGCGCTCGCCGCCGCCGCGTGCGTCGCGCTGCCGGTCGCGCCGCAGTTGAACGTGCTGTTGCGCGGCGAGGCGGCGGCGGCCGCGCTCGGCGTGCCGGTCGCGCGGCTGCGGCTGCGCGTCTATCTGATCGCGTCGCTCGCGGCGGCCGCGGCCGTCACGACGGCGGGCACGATCGGCTTCGTCGGGCTCGTCGTGCCGCACGCGCTGCGGCTCGCGTTCGGCAACGATCAGCGGATGCTGCTGCCCGCCGCGATGCTCGCGGGCGGCGCGGGCGTGATGGCCGCGGACCTGTTCGCGCGCACGGCGATCGCGCCCGCGCAGCTCCCGGTCGGCGTGATGACGGCGTTGATCGGCGTGCCGCTCTTCCTGTGGATGCTGCTGCGGAGGACCGCGCGATGA
- a CDS encoding ABC transporter ATP-binding protein, whose amino-acid sequence MTEHDAPTSRSPRYGTQRLVLKAGARTLLDDFTHTFYPGELWCVAGPNGAGKTTLITTLAGLARPAAGHVEADGVPLADWRPEALAKRRALMAQTLHDAFSASVFDTVLLARFPHLTGWGWERADDRAAAHAALARLGLESFAARDVLTLSGGERQRVALAAALCQDAPLLLLDEPLAHLDLHHQIDCLAALADWLRAGERTAIFSCHDLNLARRFATHALLLDGRGGAHAGPVRDVLTPERASRAFGYPLVLIERDGHEALVPAWPAAHDRSRIT is encoded by the coding sequence ATGACGGAGCACGACGCGCCGACGTCGCGCTCGCCCCGCTACGGCACGCAGCGTCTCGTGCTGAAGGCGGGCGCGCGCACGCTGCTCGACGACTTCACGCACACGTTCTATCCGGGCGAGCTGTGGTGCGTCGCCGGGCCGAACGGCGCGGGAAAGACGACGCTGATCACGACGCTCGCGGGGCTCGCGAGGCCGGCCGCCGGGCACGTCGAGGCGGACGGCGTGCCGCTCGCCGACTGGCGGCCCGAAGCGCTCGCGAAGCGGCGCGCGTTGATGGCGCAGACGCTGCACGACGCGTTCAGCGCGAGCGTGTTCGATACCGTGCTGCTCGCCCGCTTTCCGCATCTGACGGGCTGGGGCTGGGAGCGCGCCGACGACCGCGCGGCCGCGCACGCGGCGCTCGCGCGGCTCGGGCTCGAATCGTTCGCCGCGCGCGACGTGCTGACGCTGTCGGGCGGCGAGCGGCAACGCGTCGCGCTCGCGGCCGCGCTGTGCCAGGACGCGCCGCTGCTGTTGCTCGACGAGCCGCTCGCGCACCTCGACCTGCACCATCAGATCGACTGTCTCGCCGCGCTCGCCGACTGGCTGCGCGCGGGCGAGCGCACCGCGATCTTCTCGTGCCACGACCTGAATCTCGCGCGCCGTTTCGCGACGCACGCGCTGTTGCTCGACGGCCGCGGCGGCGCGCACGCGGGCCCGGTGCGCGATGTGCTGACGCCCGAGCGCGCGAGCCGCGCGTTCGGCTACCCGCTCGTGCTGATCGAGCGCGACGGCCACGAGGCGCTCGTGCCCGCGTGGCCCGCCGCGCACGATCGTTCCCGCATCACCTGA
- the cobT gene encoding nicotinate-nucleotide--dimethylbenzimidazole phosphoribosyltransferase: MTSTFSLPSIEPLDDAALRATLARIIDHKTKPPGSLGRLEALALQLGMIQRTSAPSVARPVMIVFAGDHGIAAEGVSPYPQAVTAQMVANFVAGGAAINAFSRVAGLELEIVDAGVASPLPDSPQLVGAAIARGTRNFAHERAMSRDEALAALAAGAARVLHHAALGTNVIGFGEMGIANTSAAACVMSRLLNVPIDACVGRGTGLDDAGLAHKRAVLGRALERHADAVEPLDVLAAFGGFEIAMIAGAFIEAARARMAILVDGFIATSALVVADALAPAVREYCVFSHVSNEAGHRRMLEHFGGEPLLALDLRLGEGTGAALALPLVRAAAAFVNEMASFESAGVANRDA, from the coding sequence ATGACCTCCACCTTCTCCCTGCCGAGCATTGAGCCGCTCGACGACGCCGCGCTGCGCGCGACGCTCGCGCGCATCATCGATCACAAGACGAAGCCGCCCGGCAGCCTCGGCCGCCTCGAAGCGCTCGCGCTGCAGCTCGGCATGATCCAGCGCACGAGCGCGCCGAGCGTCGCGCGCCCCGTGATGATCGTGTTCGCCGGCGATCACGGGATCGCGGCCGAAGGCGTGAGCCCGTATCCGCAGGCGGTGACCGCGCAGATGGTCGCGAATTTCGTCGCGGGCGGCGCGGCGATCAATGCGTTCTCGCGCGTCGCGGGCCTCGAGCTCGAGATCGTCGATGCGGGCGTCGCGTCGCCGCTGCCGGATTCGCCGCAGCTCGTCGGCGCCGCGATCGCGCGCGGCACGCGCAACTTCGCGCACGAGCGCGCGATGTCGCGCGACGAGGCGCTCGCCGCGCTCGCCGCGGGCGCCGCGCGCGTGCTGCATCACGCGGCGCTCGGCACCAACGTGATCGGCTTCGGCGAGATGGGGATCGCGAACACGTCGGCGGCCGCGTGCGTGATGAGCCGCCTGCTGAACGTGCCGATCGATGCGTGCGTCGGCCGAGGCACCGGCCTCGACGACGCGGGCCTCGCGCACAAGCGCGCGGTGCTCGGGCGCGCGCTCGAGCGGCACGCCGACGCGGTCGAGCCGCTCGACGTGCTCGCCGCGTTCGGCGGCTTCGAGATCGCGATGATCGCGGGCGCGTTCATCGAGGCGGCGCGCGCGCGCATGGCGATCCTCGTCGACGGTTTCATCGCGACGTCGGCGCTCGTCGTGGCCGACGCGCTCGCGCCCGCGGTGCGCGAATACTGCGTGTTCTCGCACGTGTCGAACGAAGCGGGGCATCGGCGCATGCTCGAGCACTTCGGCGGCGAGCCGTTGCTCGCGCTTGATCTGCGCCTCGGCGAGGGCACGGGCGCCGCGCTCGCGTTGCCGCTCGTGCGCGCGGCGGCGGCGTTCGTCAACGAGATGGCGAGCTTCGAGTCGGCCGGCGTCGCGAACCGCGATGCGTGA
- a CDS encoding adenosylcobinamide-GDP ribazoletransferase — protein MNPLAELRYFVVALGYFTRVPVPRAISGAAVDLAHAARYFPLVGVCVGALAAAVHLAASRVWPPGVAALVSIAATLVATGALHEDGLADCCDAFGGGYTREDVLRIMRDSRIGTFGAAALVVALALKWQALAAMPPARAAWTMIAAHAGSRTLAASLLVTLDYARAEGKARPVAHRMRAGAFAFAAALGLPWLFWPNWRAGALALAAMLVLRAGIARYLGARIGGYTGDCLGFAQQVFELSIYLVMLGWMSS, from the coding sequence ATGAATCCGCTCGCCGAACTGCGCTACTTCGTCGTCGCGCTCGGTTATTTCACGCGCGTGCCGGTGCCGCGCGCGATCAGCGGCGCGGCAGTCGATCTCGCGCATGCGGCGCGTTACTTTCCGCTCGTCGGCGTGTGCGTCGGCGCGCTTGCCGCGGCCGTGCATCTTGCCGCGTCGCGCGTGTGGCCGCCGGGCGTCGCGGCGCTCGTGTCGATCGCGGCGACGCTCGTCGCCACGGGCGCGCTGCACGAGGACGGCCTCGCCGACTGTTGCGATGCGTTCGGCGGCGGCTACACGCGCGAGGACGTGCTGCGCATCATGCGCGATTCGCGGATCGGCACGTTCGGCGCGGCGGCGCTCGTCGTCGCGCTCGCGCTGAAATGGCAGGCGCTCGCCGCGATGCCGCCCGCGCGCGCCGCGTGGACGATGATCGCCGCGCATGCGGGGAGCCGCACGCTCGCCGCGAGCCTGCTCGTCACGCTCGACTACGCGCGCGCCGAAGGCAAGGCGCGGCCGGTCGCGCATCGGATGCGCGCGGGCGCGTTCGCGTTCGCGGCCGCGCTCGGCCTGCCGTGGCTGTTCTGGCCGAACTGGCGCGCGGGCGCGCTCGCGCTCGCGGCGATGCTCGTGTTGCGCGCGGGCATCGCGCGCTATCTCGGCGCGCGCATCGGCGGCTATACCGGCGATTGCCTCGGCTTCGCGCAGCAGGTGTTCGAGCTTTCGATCTATCTGGTGATGCTCGGATGGATGTCGTCCTGA
- the cobC gene encoding alpha-ribazole phosphatase, which translates to MDVVLIRHPAVAVDAGVCYGSSDVPLAAGAAAGAAAILRRLSALGAAPAARASRVWSSPLARCANVARVLADDMRVPVEIDSRLREIDFGAWEMRSWDAIGRDALDRWSADLMHSREHGGESAAQFVARVRPALAALAASASASWVVTHAGVMRALASHALDVPLEALLARPIAMGGIVWLRRDGDRDWRLAHWDG; encoded by the coding sequence ATGGATGTCGTCCTGATTCGCCATCCGGCCGTCGCCGTTGACGCGGGCGTCTGCTACGGCAGCAGCGACGTGCCGCTCGCGGCGGGCGCGGCGGCGGGCGCCGCCGCCATCCTGCGGCGTTTGAGCGCGCTCGGCGCCGCGCCCGCCGCGCGCGCGTCGCGCGTGTGGTCGAGCCCGCTCGCGCGCTGCGCGAACGTCGCGCGCGTGCTGGCCGACGACATGCGCGTGCCGGTCGAGATCGATTCGCGCTTGCGCGAAATCGACTTCGGCGCGTGGGAGATGAGAAGCTGGGACGCGATCGGCCGCGACGCGCTCGATCGATGGAGCGCCGATCTGATGCACTCGCGCGAGCACGGCGGCGAGAGCGCCGCGCAGTTCGTCGCGCGCGTTCGGCCGGCGCTCGCGGCGCTTGCCGCTTCGGCGAGCGCTAGCTGGGTCGTCACGCATGCGGGCGTGATGCGCGCGCTGGCCTCGCATGCGCTCGACGTGCCGCTCGAAGCGTTGCTCGCGCGGCCGATCGCGATGGGCGGCATCGTGTGGTTGCGGCGCGACGGCGATCGCGACTGGCGGCTCGCGCATTGGGACGGGTGA